The Thermococcus eurythermalis genomic sequence TTGGTGTCCCGTCGAGGGAGCGTGAGAGGTTTGAGCTGTTTGTGAGGGTGATGGAGAGGCTGGCGAGGGGGTATGATGGTATTCCGCTTGAGGTTGTTTTCAGGACCTTGGAGGAGAAGGGTCTCCAGGAGGATGAGATTAGGCTGTTCCTTGAGAAGGGTGAGAGGTTGAACTACCTCCAAGTGGAGGGTGAGTTCGTGAGGTGGCTGTGAGGCGAGGCGGGATGAAGGATGATCGACAAAGTGAGTGAGGCGATTATTTTACTGAGGGTTGCGAAGTCTATCATCGAAACGGCGGAGAGTCTCATCGCAATGGCAGGGGACGAAGATTCAGCCTATGAGGTCTTCAATGTGGGAAGAGAGTTAGAGTGCATCATTGGAGAGCTGGAGAAGCTGGAGGCTTGTGAGGTGAGGCGAGATGAAGACTAAGACGGTTTCGGCGAGGGTGGAGTTGGAGTTTTATGAGAGAGTCCAGGCCTTGGCTGAGGGACGTGGCGTGACCGTGAGCGATGTGGTGAGGGAGGCCTTGGAGAATGAACTTGAGGAAGCGGAGGTTCTCGAGCAGGTGAATGGTATGGAGGTCCATTATCCTAGGGAGCCGTGGTGGCGGAGGCTTGGACTGCGCATTCGTGCTTTGATTCCCTGATCGGGAGATTTCTCCCGATTTCTTCAGTTTTCTGGTTCACTGCTTAAATACGGTGGGTGAATAGGGTGAAATTGGGGGATTCACCCGAAATCCCCCGGTGAAAATTGGTGAAATTGGGTGAAATGGGGTGAGACTGGTGGGTGAAGTGCGAGAAAAAAAGCTTTACGTCTGCCTGCGCTGTGGAAACAAATTCTGGAGTCGCGCTAAGAAACCTCAGTGTTCTGTCTGCAAGT encodes the following:
- a CDS encoding ribbon-helix-helix protein, CopG family, with the protein product MKTKTVSARVELEFYERVQALAEGRGVTVSDVVREALENELEEAEVLEQVNGMEVHYPREPWWRRLGLRIRALIP